From a single Chlamydia muridarum str. Nigg genomic region:
- the glmS gene encoding glutamine--fructose-6-phosphate transaminase (isomerizing): MCGIFGYLGQRNAVPLVLEGLSKLEYRGYDSAGIAALTKDHLFVEKSVGPVSQLCSKVSSDMHSQVAIGHTRWATHGEPSRFNAHPHVDMYESCALVHNGIIENFQTLREDLSSKGVEFSSDTDTEVIVQLFASRYRETGDLVQSFSWTLKQLQGSFACALVHQDHPEILLCATYESPLILGLGEEEVFISSDVHAFLKYSCQIQTLASGELAVLRIGRPVEIYNFELSRIQKEVRCIDHAEGSLDKQGFDYYMLKEIYEQPEVFERILHFVCEENGFAESFLKEFSFEGIESLHIVACGSSYHAGCLAKYVIESMVSIPVYVETASEFRYRQPYIAKRSLAILISQSGETADTLAALNEFRKLDEVRVLGICNVRGSVLASRVDHCVFIEAGLEVGVASTKAFTAQLLVLILLGLKLASQRQEISKQDLMQAVQGLRELPRLTRLFLDSSIHDWRCRQSKETSFIFLGRRFMYPICMEAALKLKEIAYVEANAYPAGEMKHGPIALIQEGTPVIVYCGDPFVYTKTIGAIMEVKARKAYVIALARESNQDIAAVSDEQIYIPDSHDLAAPILFAIAGQIMAYTMALQKGTEVDRPRNLAKSVTVE; the protein is encoded by the coding sequence ATGTGTGGAATATTTGGATATTTAGGACAAAGAAATGCTGTGCCACTAGTTTTGGAAGGGTTATCTAAACTAGAGTATCGTGGGTACGATTCTGCAGGAATAGCAGCTCTCACTAAAGACCATTTGTTTGTAGAAAAATCCGTAGGGCCTGTAAGTCAGCTATGCTCGAAGGTTTCTTCTGATATGCATTCTCAGGTAGCGATAGGTCACACTCGGTGGGCTACACATGGGGAGCCTTCAAGGTTCAATGCACATCCCCATGTGGATATGTATGAGAGTTGTGCTCTTGTTCATAATGGAATTATAGAGAACTTTCAAACGCTTAGAGAAGATTTGAGTAGTAAGGGCGTTGAGTTTTCATCGGATACGGACACAGAGGTTATTGTACAACTTTTTGCGAGTCGATATAGAGAAACAGGAGATTTAGTTCAGAGTTTTTCATGGACTCTGAAACAGTTACAGGGAAGTTTCGCTTGTGCTTTAGTGCACCAGGATCACCCTGAAATTTTACTATGCGCTACCTATGAAAGCCCGCTTATTTTAGGATTAGGAGAAGAAGAGGTATTCATTTCTTCTGATGTCCATGCTTTTTTGAAGTATTCGTGCCAAATACAAACCTTAGCTTCTGGAGAGCTGGCAGTTTTACGTATAGGACGGCCTGTTGAGATTTACAACTTTGAGTTGTCTCGTATTCAAAAAGAAGTGCGCTGTATAGACCATGCAGAAGGTTCTTTAGATAAACAAGGTTTTGATTATTACATGCTCAAAGAGATTTATGAGCAGCCAGAGGTGTTTGAACGTATTTTGCATTTTGTGTGTGAAGAGAATGGATTTGCAGAATCTTTTTTAAAAGAATTTTCTTTTGAAGGTATCGAGAGTTTGCATATCGTGGCTTGTGGGTCTTCTTATCATGCCGGTTGTTTAGCCAAGTATGTCATCGAGTCAATGGTCTCGATTCCCGTGTATGTGGAGACCGCTTCTGAGTTTCGTTATCGTCAACCATACATAGCAAAACGTTCTTTAGCTATTTTGATTAGCCAATCGGGAGAGACTGCTGATACCTTGGCTGCTCTAAACGAGTTCCGTAAACTAGATGAAGTGCGTGTGTTGGGTATTTGTAATGTACGAGGGTCTGTGCTCGCTTCCCGAGTAGACCATTGCGTATTTATCGAAGCCGGTTTGGAAGTGGGGGTAGCTTCAACAAAGGCATTTACAGCGCAGTTATTAGTATTGATTCTTCTAGGTCTGAAATTAGCAAGTCAGCGTCAAGAGATTTCTAAACAAGATTTGATGCAAGCGGTACAGGGATTAAGAGAGCTGCCTCGGTTGACAAGACTTTTCTTGGATAGTTCTATTCATGATTGGCGATGTCGACAAAGTAAAGAAACGAGCTTTATTTTCTTAGGGCGCCGTTTTATGTACCCGATTTGTATGGAAGCGGCTTTGAAATTAAAAGAAATCGCTTATGTGGAAGCTAATGCTTATCCCGCGGGAGAGATGAAACACGGGCCAATTGCTCTTATTCAGGAAGGGACTCCTGTTATTGTATATTGCGGGGATCCCTTTGTATATACCAAAACTATTGGGGCAATTATGGAGGTAAAGGCTAGAAAAGCCTATGTTATTGCTCTTGCTCGAGAATCGAACCAAGATATTGCAGCGGTTTCTGACGAACAAATTTATATTCCCGATAGTCATGATCTTGCAGCCCCTATTTTATTTGCTATAGCGGGACAGATCATGGCGTATACGATGGCCTTGCAAAAAGGCACTGAGGTGGATAGACCAAGGAATTTAGCTAAATCTGTGACTGTAGAGTGA
- a CDS encoding aromatic amino acid transport family protein, with product MINKMLGGALIVAGTTIGAGVLAVPIATSEGGFLPTTLLYVVSWLIAVASGYCFLEVLTWLHARKNVNMVSMAECTLGYKSKVIMWLVYLLLFYSLLVAYFCDGGNILMRVMGCRDWDTPWIRHAMPIVFFALFSPLLMAKTSIVDQCNRVFVLGLGISFAMFCYFGFPLMKTELLVRSSWGGTLKGFPILFLAFGFQNVVPTLYHYMDKNVRDVKKAIVIGSFIPLVLYVIWEAIVLGAVPVSFLEQAKMEGWTAIGALQGALKCSAFYIAGEFFGFFALISSFIGVALGLKDFFIDAFQWDEKKRKLEIFLLVFVFPLVWAVFYPGIVLKCLECTGALGETIVLGVFPVLMVWKGRYGKKRYYGQRILPGGKGALLVMSGLVLVNLVLIVQKFLGY from the coding sequence ATGATAAACAAAATGTTGGGTGGAGCCTTGATTGTCGCAGGGACAACCATTGGCGCCGGAGTGTTAGCTGTTCCTATTGCCACTTCAGAGGGAGGATTTCTGCCTACAACATTACTTTATGTTGTTTCTTGGTTAATAGCAGTAGCTTCTGGATACTGTTTTTTAGAAGTGTTGACCTGGCTACATGCAAGAAAGAACGTCAATATGGTTTCCATGGCAGAGTGTACTTTAGGGTACAAGAGCAAGGTAATCATGTGGTTGGTTTATCTGCTTTTATTCTACTCCCTTCTAGTTGCTTACTTTTGTGATGGTGGAAATATTCTTATGCGTGTCATGGGATGCCGTGATTGGGATACGCCTTGGATCAGACACGCTATGCCTATAGTATTTTTCGCGCTGTTTTCTCCTCTTTTAATGGCAAAAACTTCTATTGTTGATCAGTGTAATAGAGTTTTTGTTTTGGGATTAGGGATATCGTTTGCTATGTTTTGCTATTTCGGATTCCCTTTGATGAAAACAGAACTATTAGTGAGATCTTCATGGGGAGGAACCTTAAAAGGATTCCCCATTTTGTTTTTAGCTTTTGGATTTCAAAACGTGGTTCCCACTCTATACCATTACATGGACAAAAACGTAAGAGATGTAAAGAAGGCTATTGTAATTGGAAGTTTCATTCCTCTAGTTTTGTATGTAATTTGGGAAGCCATTGTATTAGGAGCTGTTCCAGTTTCATTTTTGGAACAAGCTAAGATGGAAGGATGGACTGCGATTGGGGCTTTGCAAGGAGCTTTGAAGTGTTCTGCTTTCTATATTGCCGGGGAATTTTTTGGATTTTTTGCTTTAATTTCCTCGTTTATTGGTGTAGCTCTTGGGCTAAAAGATTTCTTTATAGATGCTTTTCAATGGGATGAGAAGAAACGTAAATTAGAAATCTTTTTATTAGTTTTTGTATTTCCTTTGGTGTGGGCCGTTTTCTATCCAGGCATTGTTTTGAAATGTTTGGAGTGTACCGGAGCTTTAGGAGAGACCATCGTATTGGGAGTCTTCCCTGTACTTATGGTCTGGAAAGGGCGCTATGGGAAGAAACGATACTACGGTCAAAGAATTCTCCCTGGAGGTAAGGGAGCTTTATTAGTTATGTCAGGACTGGTACTTGTGAACTTAGTCTTGATCGTACAGAAATTTCTTGGATATTAA
- a CDS encoding aromatic amino acid transport family protein yields the protein MCMRNKCIGGVLIVAGTVIGAGVLAVPVLTALDGFLPAALLYMLAWLVSLASGYGYLEVLTWCKGNKQANLCSMAEETLGKVGRIVLCLVYLFLFYSLLVAYFCDGGNILSRMLGDGVLENPWARHVMPILFFCIFAPLLMAKTSIIDYCNRVFVFGLILVFGLFCILGAPRVQGDLLLRASWFSSLNSLPIFFLAFGFQNVVPSLYHYLDGDVREVKRAIFIGSLIPLVLYVIWEALVLGTVPLVYLLKAKELGWTAAGALQGALKNSAFHIAGELFGFFALVTSFIGTALALKDFYIDIFKWDARKQRLNLFLLVLVFPLVWAVSYPEIVLSCLRYAGGIGGACIIVLFPVAMLWNGRYGKRHCSGKQILPGGKTVLLILLGYTVLNLAPLYYTF from the coding sequence ATATGTATGCGGAATAAATGTATAGGAGGGGTTTTAATTGTTGCTGGAACCGTGATCGGAGCCGGAGTATTAGCTGTGCCTGTTTTAACAGCTTTGGATGGGTTTTTGCCTGCTGCCTTACTGTATATGCTTGCTTGGTTAGTGTCATTGGCCTCTGGTTATGGTTATTTGGAGGTTTTGACCTGGTGCAAAGGGAATAAGCAAGCGAATTTGTGCTCCATGGCAGAAGAAACTTTGGGGAAAGTAGGACGCATAGTTTTGTGTTTAGTCTACTTGTTTTTATTTTATTCCTTACTTGTTGCCTACTTTTGCGATGGGGGGAATATTCTTTCTCGTATGCTTGGAGATGGGGTTCTTGAAAATCCATGGGCTCGGCATGTTATGCCTATCTTATTTTTCTGCATTTTTGCTCCTTTACTTATGGCAAAAACCTCGATCATCGATTACTGCAACCGAGTATTTGTTTTCGGTCTTATCCTGGTTTTCGGTCTTTTCTGTATCTTGGGAGCTCCGCGTGTGCAAGGGGATCTTTTATTAAGAGCATCATGGTTTTCTTCCCTAAATAGTTTGCCTATTTTTTTCTTGGCTTTTGGTTTTCAAAATGTCGTGCCTTCATTGTACCATTACTTAGATGGGGATGTTCGAGAAGTTAAACGGGCAATTTTTATAGGAAGCCTGATTCCTTTAGTTTTGTATGTAATTTGGGAAGCATTGGTTCTTGGTACAGTTCCATTAGTTTATTTGCTGAAAGCTAAGGAACTAGGATGGACTGCTGCAGGTGCTCTTCAAGGAGCTTTAAAAAATTCTGCTTTTCATATCGCTGGAGAATTATTCGGATTCTTTGCGCTAGTCACCTCTTTTATAGGGACTGCATTGGCCTTGAAAGATTTTTATATAGATATTTTTAAATGGGATGCTCGTAAGCAGCGATTGAATTTATTTTTATTAGTTTTGGTGTTCCCATTGGTATGGGCGGTTTCTTATCCCGAGATTGTTTTGTCTTGTTTGCGTTATGCTGGGGGAATAGGGGGAGCTTGTATTATCGTATTGTTCCCGGTAGCGATGCTATGGAATGGCCGGTATGGAAAACGGCATTGTTCTGGCAAACAAATATTGCCAGGAGGAAAGACCGTCCTATTGATTTTATTAGGATATACTGTGCTAAATCTCGCACCCCTGTATTATACGTTTTAG
- a CDS encoding Bax inhibitor-1/YccA family protein — MGLYDRDYTQDSRLPGTFSSRVYGWMTAGLAVTALTSLGLYATGAYRTLFSLWWVWCFATLGVSFYIQAQIQKLSVPAVMGLFLAYSVLEGMFFGTMVPVYAAQFGGGIVWAAFGSAAVIFGLSAAYGAFTKSDLTQIHRILMLALIGLMVISLGFLVVSLFTPMPLMYLLICYLGLIIFVGLTVVDAQSIRRVARSVGDHGDLSYKLSLIMALQMYCNVIMIFWYLLQIFASSDKRR; from the coding sequence ATGGGATTATACGATCGTGATTACACGCAGGATTCCCGTTTACCAGGGACCTTCTCTTCCAGAGTGTATGGATGGATGACTGCAGGGCTGGCTGTGACAGCCCTGACATCTTTAGGGCTATATGCAACGGGAGCTTATAGAACTCTTTTCTCCTTGTGGTGGGTGTGGTGTTTCGCAACATTAGGTGTGTCTTTCTACATCCAAGCTCAGATTCAGAAGCTTTCTGTTCCTGCTGTAATGGGGTTGTTCTTGGCATACTCTGTTTTAGAAGGAATGTTTTTTGGAACGATGGTTCCTGTGTATGCTGCTCAGTTTGGAGGAGGGATTGTTTGGGCTGCGTTTGGGTCCGCTGCCGTCATTTTTGGATTGTCAGCTGCTTATGGAGCTTTTACTAAAAGTGACTTAACGCAAATTCATAGAATTCTAATGTTGGCGCTTATAGGCCTTATGGTAATATCCCTAGGGTTTCTGGTAGTGTCTCTTTTCACTCCTATGCCTTTAATGTATCTGTTAATCTGCTACTTAGGCTTGATCATTTTTGTGGGGTTAACGGTGGTTGATGCTCAATCTATCCGTCGTGTAGCTCGCAGCGTGGGAGATCATGGAGATTTGAGTTACAAACTCTCTTTGATTATGGCATTACAGATGTATTGTAACGTGATTATGATATTCTGGTATTTGCTACAAATTTTTGCTTCTTCAGATAAGAGACGCTAA
- the ftsY gene encoding signal recognition particle-docking protein FtsY, translating to MFKFFGNKLRSLFKKTLPSDLLEYAEALLYEGDFGPKLTEAFCNELRRHKHPDERLIKELIRSFLSDIIAKLPQKKSSSAHPHVTLILGTNGSGKTTTVAKLAHYCLSQNQTVLIVATDTFRSAGMEQMRCWADSLGCGFISGKPGGDAAAIAFDGISAAVARNYDQVIIDTSGRLHTHTNLLKELQKIATVCNKAFPGAPHETLMTVDATLGSNTLSQVKLFHEAVPIDGLIFTKIEGSAKGGSLFRIADELKIPTRFVGYGETVYDFEPFSIDRFLDKLLDV from the coding sequence GTGTTCAAGTTTTTCGGGAACAAACTTCGCTCTCTTTTTAAAAAGACTCTTCCTTCGGACTTATTGGAATATGCTGAAGCTCTTTTATATGAGGGGGATTTTGGTCCTAAACTAACTGAAGCCTTTTGTAACGAATTACGTCGGCATAAACATCCTGATGAGCGCTTGATTAAAGAGCTTATCCGCTCTTTTCTATCTGATATTATAGCTAAGTTACCTCAGAAAAAGAGCTCTTCTGCTCACCCCCATGTGACTCTTATTTTAGGAACAAATGGCTCAGGGAAAACGACTACAGTAGCTAAACTCGCCCACTATTGTCTTTCTCAGAACCAAACGGTTTTAATCGTAGCAACAGACACCTTCCGCTCTGCAGGAATGGAACAAATGCGTTGTTGGGCAGACTCTTTAGGTTGTGGATTTATTTCTGGTAAGCCAGGAGGGGATGCTGCCGCTATAGCTTTTGACGGCATCTCTGCTGCAGTTGCTAGAAACTATGACCAAGTAATCATAGATACCTCTGGACGACTACATACTCACACGAACCTTCTCAAAGAACTTCAAAAAATTGCCACTGTTTGCAATAAGGCTTTTCCTGGAGCGCCTCATGAAACTCTCATGACCGTTGATGCAACCTTGGGAAGCAATACGTTAAGTCAGGTAAAATTATTCCATGAGGCGGTGCCTATCGATGGATTAATTTTTACAAAAATAGAAGGCTCCGCTAAGGGGGGCTCCCTCTTTCGAATTGCTGACGAGCTAAAAATTCCTACACGATTTGTAGGATACGGAGAAACAGTTTACGATTTCGAACCATTTTCTATAGATCGCTTTCTCGATAAACTGCTGGATGTTTAA
- the sucC gene encoding ADP-forming succinate--CoA ligase subunit beta — protein MHLHEYQAKDLLTSYQLPIPPYHVATSLSEAEVAIQAEQWRSGVVKAQVHAGGRGKNGGVIVARSPEDLLAATDRLLHMQFSSNQTAGLSLPVNKVLISPLVEIALEYYIAIVIDRKHRCPVIMLSKSGGIDIEEIAEKQPDLLLKIALPSSGKIYAYQLRHIAKFMEWDKLVADRGNHIIRKLLQCFYDNDASLLEINPLVLTKDGDLIILDAKITIDDNALYRHPQLADWYDPSQENIRDVLAKQLGLSYIALDGTIGCLVNGAGLAMSTLDILKLYGGSAANFLDVGGSASEKQIQEAISLVLSDKNVRVLFIHIFGGIMDCAVVASGLVSAMQGQQGSIPTVIRLEGTNVDKGKEIILRSGIPCEFVASMSEGAELAVKLSR, from the coding sequence ATGCATCTTCATGAGTATCAAGCTAAGGACCTTTTAACCTCTTATCAACTTCCTATTCCTCCTTATCATGTAGCAACTTCCCTATCTGAAGCTGAAGTCGCAATTCAAGCTGAGCAATGGAGAAGCGGAGTTGTTAAAGCTCAGGTTCATGCTGGAGGGAGAGGAAAAAATGGAGGAGTTATTGTTGCGCGTTCTCCGGAGGACTTGTTAGCAGCAACTGATCGGCTTCTGCATATGCAATTTTCTAGTAATCAGACTGCTGGATTGTCCCTGCCAGTTAATAAAGTTTTGATTTCTCCTCTAGTAGAGATTGCTTTGGAGTATTACATTGCTATTGTGATTGATAGAAAGCATCGTTGCCCAGTGATTATGCTTTCTAAATCAGGGGGCATTGATATCGAAGAGATTGCAGAAAAACAACCAGATCTGTTGTTAAAAATAGCTCTTCCTTCTTCAGGGAAAATTTACGCGTATCAGTTGCGCCACATTGCTAAATTTATGGAATGGGATAAACTCGTTGCTGATCGGGGGAACCACATCATCCGTAAGTTATTACAATGTTTTTATGATAATGATGCTTCTTTATTGGAAATCAATCCTTTAGTGCTTACTAAAGATGGGGATCTGATTATTTTAGATGCTAAAATAACGATTGATGATAACGCTCTCTATCGTCATCCACAGTTGGCCGATTGGTATGATCCTTCTCAAGAAAACATCCGAGATGTATTGGCTAAGCAGCTGGGACTCTCTTATATTGCTTTAGATGGAACCATTGGGTGTTTAGTAAACGGAGCTGGGTTAGCTATGAGTACTTTAGATATTCTTAAGCTATATGGTGGCTCAGCGGCGAATTTCTTAGATGTTGGAGGAAGCGCTTCGGAAAAGCAAATTCAAGAAGCGATTTCTTTAGTTTTATCAGATAAAAATGTTCGCGTGTTGTTCATTCATATTTTTGGAGGCATCATGGATTGTGCTGTTGTTGCTTCCGGGCTAGTATCAGCTATGCAGGGACAACAAGGAAGCATTCCTACGGTGATTCGTTTAGAAGGAACGAATGTAGATAAGGGAAAAGAAATCATTCTTAGATCAGGAATTCCTTGTGAATTTGTTGCCTCTATGAGTGAGGGGGCTGAGCTCGCAGTGAAATTAAGTCGTTAG
- the sucD gene encoding succinate--CoA ligase subunit alpha translates to MLELLNKDLPIITQGITGKAGSFHTTQCVAYGSNFVGGVTPGKGGTQFLDLPIFDSVLEAKQATGCRASMIFVPPPFAAEAIFEAEDAGIELIVCITEGIPVQDMLAVNSLMEKSSCRLVGPNCPGVIKPGACKIGIMPGYIHLPGNVGVISRSGTLTYEAVWQLTQRKIGQSVCIGIGGDPLNGTSFIDVLQELEKDEQTEAILMIGEIGGSAEEDAADWISQHCSKPVIAFIAGATAPKGKRMGHAGAIISGNSGDAFSKQRALREAGVVVVESPALIGEAVASVLNSH, encoded by the coding sequence GTGTTAGAATTATTAAACAAAGATCTGCCGATTATCACGCAGGGTATTACGGGGAAAGCAGGATCTTTTCATACCACTCAATGTGTCGCCTATGGATCTAACTTTGTGGGTGGCGTTACTCCGGGTAAAGGAGGGACTCAGTTTTTAGATTTGCCTATTTTTGACTCTGTTTTAGAGGCAAAGCAAGCAACGGGATGCCGTGCTTCAATGATTTTTGTTCCTCCTCCGTTCGCTGCAGAGGCTATTTTTGAAGCTGAAGATGCGGGGATTGAGTTGATCGTATGTATAACAGAAGGAATCCCTGTACAAGATATGTTGGCAGTGAATTCTCTTATGGAGAAGAGTTCTTGCCGTTTAGTTGGCCCTAATTGTCCCGGAGTGATTAAGCCCGGGGCTTGTAAAATTGGCATTATGCCAGGGTATATTCACTTACCAGGAAATGTTGGAGTCATTTCTAGATCTGGGACATTAACTTACGAAGCGGTTTGGCAGTTAACACAGAGAAAGATTGGACAAAGTGTATGTATTGGCATTGGGGGAGATCCCCTAAATGGGACTTCTTTCATTGATGTTCTCCAGGAGCTTGAAAAGGATGAACAGACTGAGGCTATTCTTATGATTGGAGAAATAGGAGGTAGTGCCGAAGAAGATGCTGCTGATTGGATAAGCCAGCACTGTAGTAAGCCTGTGATTGCATTTATTGCTGGAGCTACGGCTCCGAAAGGGAAACGTATGGGGCATGCGGGTGCAATTATTTCAGGGAATAGTGGGGATGCTTTCAGTAAACAACGTGCTTTAAGAGAGGCTGGAGTTGTCGTTGTGGAATCTCCTGCACTTATAGGAGAGGCTGTTGCGTCTGTTCTGAATTCCCATTAG